ttagagagctttaaaagatgattagacaaatttatggatggcaatgataggtggaaacaaataggcatgtttcatatagagactgccacgtgtacgtAGGTCTGACAGCtccttgcagctttccttatcttcttatgttcttatgataaaCACAAGTACTCACAGCTGCAGTAGATAGAAGCGACAGGTTCCTTCTCCTCGTTGACCTCCACGGCACACCACGGCACCTCCCTGTCCGCCGCGGTGCATCCCGAGTACTCAATGTCCTTGTAGCGGAATGTCGGGACGCAGTGTAGGGACGCCTCTCCTGTGGGGTGTAGGCTTCCTGTTACAGTGCGTCGCTGGGAGGGTTGCCTTAGTTTAAGTGTAGACAGGTTATTAATAATGTTTCAGATTGTTTATTGGTTCCCTTCGTAAAACTTCAAATTGCTCATTGACAGAGGCCCTTGAATTGTACATATCAAAATGTATATAATTTTACGAAACCTACAACATGTGAGAAATCCCTCAGGTAATTTGGCTGAATACGCTAACCTACAGactctcagatttttttttatttattttttttttatttatttattttttcttttttttctttttaggatATTGATTTCTAATTGCCTTTACGTCAGAGACCACACCTTATGATGGCGTGTTCACTACGGCACACCACACCAGCACTCACCCCCTGACATGATGGGAGGCTGCACACTGGGCTGGGGCACCTGTAGGGGATCTGCATTGACagtgaaaaattaacaaagttaTAAAACCAGAACAAGATCACGTGACGCCTGCCAGGGCCGCGATGGATGGCACTGTAATAATATGATATGATCATAATGGTTATTTTTGTGGTTCcacataattatcaaaacaatttcttttctccataagtTTTAGAGTTATAGGAAAAAATCCCTGTAAACTTGTTGAAATGCGGCAAATATTCTCTATAGATTTAATTAAACATGCGAAACATTTTCAGTGGACTTAGTGAAACGCGTAAACCACGTGTAGACAGACTGAGGCACGGTGGACAGACTGAGGCACGTGTAGACAGACTGGGGCACGTGTAGACAGACTGAGGCACGTGTAGACAGACTGGAGCACGTGTAGACAGAATGAAAGATCCTTACCCGTGCAGTAGATGGAGTGGAGAGGCTCGTGGGAGTAAGAGAGCATCGTGGCGCACCAAGGCACCGCTCTGTCCTGGGTGGTGCACTGCCGGTGGATGGTGTCTCTCCACGCGAAAGGAAACAGACATATCGGGGTGTGACGGCCTGGAGAGACATTTGAAGAGGCAGCCAATGAATCAGCAAGCGACTTTACTACTCACGGTATCTTAAAGAACAGTTTATCAGCAGCAAATAGCGTTTACTGAATTACAAGTTTATGGTTACTGCAATGCTCCTAGCAACAAAATGTTTAGGATGCTTACTGTGCCACTTGAACCTCAACTAAGACGTCAAAAGATCATATGATACCTGCTAGCGCTACAAAAAATCGAGTACtaatagattaacaagataacaAAATAACGGGACCTAATAGAAGAACAATAAAATGTTTAAAGCGCTTATTGAACCTTCGCTTGATGCCACAACTctttaatagtaaaaaaaacacgtgactGAGGGATGACCACGAGCTGCATTTACCTGGTGAAAGACGTGGAGACGGTCTGGAGGGAGCTGGGTCGTGGAGCGGGTCCACTGCAAGGAACGCCACCATTAATATACTTAGGAAAATACTTTGATGTGCAGCATCGAGACAGGCAGCTGTGCACAAGTCATTGTAACTCCTGTAGGCTAGGAAATAAATgattgtgtgtttttagtgcagagaaaaagagagggagagagtaaggagggggaacagagacagacagaaagagacacacacagacgaggAGCGACAGAGACGGACACAGAggcaaaaaaaagacagaaactaagatcgacagagacagacatagacaaagacaaacagaaacacagacacacagagacataAATAAgcagagacagaaacacaggCAAAAGCAGAGAGAGGGACAAAGAGAATCAgagtgtgtgtgcctgtgtgtgtggtacCGCGTCCTCACCGAAGCAGTACATGGAGGCAATGGGTTCCCGCGAGGCTGTGACCATCGTGGCGCACCAAGGCTGGTCGCTGTCCGCCGCCGTGCATCCCTGGTAGGTGATGTTCCTCCACTTGAAGGGAAACACACACTTGGGGACGTACATTCCTGAGAGAAGGTAAACTGAGGCCAGCACGAGTAGAGACGGGATATCGTGTCTACTGTTCCTGCTGTTAGGTAGTTTAATAATCGAAGGAAGAGCTGGAAATATTCATGGCTTTTAGTTTATGTAGACGGAGCTTCTGAACACCCCAAGAAAACAGCATAATAGATTTCCTCGATTAGATCGCTCTTAAGGCTGGAGCAAAGTTCGATACTGAATTAATGTCGAGCACTGTACAAGAGAACCCAAATCCTCACCAACACGCCCTGGTCCTTTTGGGTAGGGCGGGATGCAGTCCAGGCAGTTAGCTGAGGACGGGGCCTGTGTAATGAAGGGTGACCAGACGTGTGATGGTGCGGGTGTGAAGAAGGGAGGCCACATTTGCAAAGGTGTGGGAACCGTAGGTGTTAGCTGGGTAGGTTTGGGAGGTCGAGGACGTGTGAGGAACGGAGGCCACATGTTTAGCAAAGGAGTGAACAGAGGAGTGGTTTGGGGTGAAATTGGGGCATGGGTGAGGAAAGGAGGCCACATGTGTAACAATGGCAAGGTTGTAGTGGACAGTTGTGGAGGTGAAGAATTGAAAGGCCTAGTGGATGACTTTGGGTAAGCCGTGGGGAAGGGATAACACGTAACAGGAGGCTGTGTTGGATAGGGATGACACAATACCTGGGGatgtgaagaggaaggataacACATGATATGGGAATTTGAAGGGTACGAATAGCAGTTCATTTGGAGAGGTTGGGGATGGTTGGGGAGGTGTACATATGCGTGTAGTGTTGAGTGATGGTCTGTAGGGTGTAGAGGAGAGCCAGTGAGTGTACGACGATAGAGAAAGTGtgcaggagagaaggaggtcCTTGTGGGAAATGCAGGGAAGGTGTagcagggaagaggggagggtgtAGGTGTGGGAAAGGTGTAGCAGTGTGGTGGGGAGGGTGTAGGTGAGGGAAAGGTGTAGCAGTGTGGTGGAGAAGGTGTGGGGAAGGTGTAGCAGTGTGGTGGGGAGGGTGTAGGTGAGGGAAAGGTGTAGTAGTGTGGTGGGGTAGGTGTGGGGAAGGTGTAGCAGTGTGGTGGGGAGGGTGTAGGTGTGGGGAAAGTGTAGCAAGTTGGTGGGAAGGGTGTAGGTGTGGGGAAGGTGTAGCAGTGTGGTGGGGAAGGTGTGGGGAAGGTGTAGCAGTGTGGTGGGGAAGGTGTAGGTGAGGGAAAGGTGTAGCAATGTGGTGAGGTAGGTGTGGGGAAGGTGTAGCAGTGTGGTGGGGAGGGTGTAGGTGTGGGAAAAGTGTAGCAAGTTGGTGGGGAGGGTGTAGGTGTAGGGAAGGTGTAGCAAGTTGATGGGGAGGATGTAGGTGTAGGGAAGGTGTAGAAAGTTGGTAGGGAGGGTGTAGGAGTGGGGAAGGTGTAGCAAGTTGGTGGAGAGAGTGTAGGTGTGGGGAAGGTATAGCAGTGTGGTGGGGAAGGTGTGGGGAAGGTGTAGCAGTGTGGTGGGGAGGGTGTAGGTGAGGGAAAAGTGTAGCAGTGTGGTGGGGAAGGTGTGGGGAAGGTGTAGCAGTGTGGTGGGGAGGATGTAGGTGTGGGGAAGGTGTAGCAAGTTGGAGGGGAGAACGTAGGTGTGGGGAAGGTGTAGCAAGTTGGTGGAGACGGTGTAGGTGTAGggaaggagtagcaagttgatGGGGAGGATGTAGGTGTAGGGAAGGTGTAGAAGGTTGGTAGGGAGAACGTAGGTGTGGGGAAGGTGTAGCAAGTTGGTGGAGAGAGTGTAGGTGTGGGGAAGGTGTAGCAgtgtggaagggaaggtgtggggAAGGTGTAGCAGTGTGGTGGGGAGGGTGTAGGTGTGGGGAAGGTATAGCAAGTTGGAGGGGAGAGTGTAGGTGTGGGGAAGGTGTAGCAAGTTGGAGGGGAGAGTGTAGGTGTGGGGAAGGTGTAGCAGTGTGGTGGAGAAGGTGTGGGGAAGGTGTAGCAGTGGGGTGGGGAGGGTGTAGGGAAGGTGTAGCAGTGTGGTGGGGAGGATGTAGGTGTAGGGAAGGTGTAGCAAGTTGGTGGGGAGAGTGTAGGTGAGGGAAAGGTGTAGCAGTGTGGTGGGGAGGGTGTAGGTGAGGGAAAGGTGTAGCAGTGTGGTGGGGAAGGTGTGGGGAAGGTGTAGCAGTGTGGTGGGGAAGGTGTGGAGAAGGTGAAGCAGTGTGGTGGGGAGGGTGTAGGTGAGGGAAAGGTGTAGCAGTGTGGTGGGGAAGGTGTGGGGAAGGTGTAGCAAGTTGGTGAGGAGGATGTAGGTGTAGGGAAGGTGTAGCAAGTTGGTAGGGAGGGTGTAGGTGTGGGGAAGGTATAGCAGTGTGGTGGGGAAGGTGTGGGGAAGGTGTAGCAGTGTGGTGGAGAGGATGTAGGTGTAGGAAAGGTGTAGCAAGTTGGTGGGGAGGGTGTAGGTGTGGAGAAGGTGTAGCAGTGTGGTGGGGAAGGTGTGGGGAAGGTGTAGCAGTGTGGTGGGGGAGGTACAGGGAAGGTGAAGCAAGGCACTGGTTCAGATGTAGATATACGGAAGAGATAGCAGGGAGGTGAAGAAGGTGTAGGAAAGGTGTAGCAAGGCACTGACGGAGGTGTAGTTGTAAAAGGCACTGAGGGAGGACCCGGCAAGGTGTAATAAACATCaggtgaagaagtgaaggagtaaCAGGGACaaggaggacagggagagacGTCTGGCTTCGGGGgatgaggcaggaagggaggccAGTTGAGGGAACGAGAGTGAACACTGAGGGAGTCTGCTGTGCGTGGGTGGGACTGTGCATCGTATTGTGTGACGGAGCGAGGGTAGCGGTAACGAGTGTCCCAGTCCGGGTCACTAGCGCTGGGTGGGTATTGAATGACAGGGAATGGCCGGGAAAATGATCCGCTACTGTAGAGACAAACGTGGCACTCAGGGCACTTGGGAATGTACGTGCTGGCggtgatgatgctggtggtggtggtggtggtggtggtaggagtagtcgaagtagtagtggtagtggtggttgtactagtggtggtagtggtcgtagtagtggtggtgatagtagtgggagtagtggtagtagtagtagtggtggtggtggtgggagcagtggtagtagtagtagtagtagtggtggtggtgatggtgatgggagtagtggtagtagtagtagtaggagtagtagttgtagtagtagtagtagttgtagtagtggtagtggtagtagtagttgtagtagtagtaatggttgtagtagtagtagtagtagtagtagtagtagtagtagtggtggtggtggtggtggtgggagtagtggtagtagtagtagtaggagtagtagtagttgtagtagtagtagtagtaggagttgtagtcgttgtagtaatagtagtagtagtagtagtagtagtagtagtagtagtagtagtggtggtggtggtggtggtggtggtggtggtgggagtagtggttgtagtagtaggagtagtagtagtagtagtagtagtagtagtagtagtagtagtagtagtagtagtagttgtagtaggagtagtagtagttgtagtagtagttgttgtagtaggagtagtagtagttgtagtagtagtggtagtagttgttgtagtcgtagtagtagtagtagtagtagtagtagtagtagtagtagtagtagtagtagtggtggtggtggtggtggtggtggtggaggtcgtggtggtggtagtcgttgATGCAGTGCTTGAAGTGCTTGTCATTTTCTTATCTGTCGACGAGTATCACAACATTGATAAaggaagtaacacacacacacacacacacacacacacacacacacatatttctccaagtaatatcaataataatcaAGTAATATGATTTCCTGCAGCATTATCAAAATCTTCATCTGAATCGTAATGATGAATTCTATGAGCGTTAATGTTGTTGCAAATCTCCCATAAGCTTACCATCATTTTGCCACTTCTAATGAACGATCGTCATCATTTATAAGTGTATTTTTTGGCCAACGAAGAAACGAGATTGCTTGATTGATTTTCATTCACCAATAAAACTAGAAAAGACAGGAGTTCTACAAGGGGATTATTACCAGTTTAGGTCCCAAAGTATTTTTCACTCATATTCCCAAGTCATTTGGACGTCTTAGCTCTACTAATTTCAACAGACTAGTGAAATTTATCCAGATTTTCAAGAaggttttaaggatgtttctgcatcatcaatgggaaaaacactcataagagcTCGACTAATCATTCCCGTGGCCATTGAAAAACAGTTCTTTGAAAACCAATAGCGTTTTAAAATAAGCGCCCTGAGGAAATGAGGCACTGGCCGTGAGCATCTCCATCTGGGTCCTCATCTAAGAGCAACTTCAACGCCTGGAATGAAATGATCACCTCCTCCAACACACAGATGAACGGCCATCACCTCCCAGCACTCGATAGACATCTTCCCCGCAACACTTTTTAAACGACCCCCACTGAATTACATAAAGAACATGACTGGTTGAACGTACATTCTTCACAGGCTTCCGTGGACCATTCTAGCCCTGAGTACCCCTCGTCGTCAGGCACCAGGCACCAGTCACCAGTGGACAGCTCAATACACTTCTCGTACTTCTCGCCGCCCAGCTCGAAGGGCATGATGCATCTCTGGTCGGTCGTGGCCTTCGCTGCGGGATGGAAGAGAATGACCCTGTGAAAATGCCATGGAGGAACCAGATGCTGGGGTAGAAACTAGGGGAAGACAGAAGATTAGGAGCTATAGTCACTCGGTACTGGGGCGGATGGTACTCAAGTCATAAGGCCTTAGGTCAGATGAACTTCAAGACAGATCGGCCTGAGTGCAACTAGGCCTCAGAACATTAGGCACTCGAAACACTCGGTACCCAAATCACTTGGTCCTCaaaatgtctctagactcaGATATCTGGACTACAGGCTTCGTGAAGGCAGCATGTGGAtccacacacactaatataatgTTCACCAACCCATCTGTCTACTTATTCAGCTGCATccacccattcactcactcccacTGGGGAGATGGTGGGTAGATGTGTGGGTGAATATATGTGTAAATGGGTGGTTAAGTGAACTGTTGTGTGGATGGATAGGTGGGTGCATGGGttgatgagtgagtgaatggttagatggatggatgagtgaggagttggatgagtgggtgggtgaactggtgtgtggatggatattTGGATGGGTGACTCGGTGGATCGTTGAGTGGCTgggtgagtggagggtgtgAGGAAAGCGTGTGTGAATGAAGTGTGGATAGTGGGTTTGGTGTAGATgagtagatgggtggatggatagataagtagTTGGATGGATTAGTATGAATGAACAAGCAGGTTGGTGCAGAGTAAGTGGacaatggatggatgggtggatggattaatgggtggttgtggttgtggatgGGTAAGTCAGTGTGCAGTGGATGGTAGGGGACTAAGTGGTTTGGGTAGCTAGTGTCTCAAGTACCAGACGTCCTGAGGCCTATTTGCACTCAGGCTGATCTGTCTTGAGGAGCATCTGACCTGAGGCCTGTATGAACTGAGCACCATCCGctccagtaccaagtgactgtaGACCAAAGGATTAGATAGGGAGATGGAATCCAGAGAGACATGAGACAGCTGTGCCTGGGGGAAGAGGATGCACTAGATAGAAGTTATCGGCCACAACATGAAGGAGCAGTAGATCCcaccaagaagaagaaatggccTTTGCTGCGGGAACATTCAAAAGAAATAAGACGCCTCGTTATTGCATTCAAAAACTTAAATCGCCAGACATTCAataccttattattattttcagaaTCTCTAGCAAGACATCTGTGTTAAAAAAGCTTATTCTTTTTAGCCCTGAAAGTTTATCTGTGTGAGTAACTGACATTGCATTTTTAAATTTAGGAAACTAATACTGGGCATGTTAAGAGGAGAGACGAAGAGcatgtgaggaggaggtggatgatggAGACGAATCTACCTGGCAGGAGGAAGCTCTTGTCatacgaagaaaaaatatcaaattGCCAACTAGACCTTCTCCTTTTCAATTATAATCTGCAAGGAACAATCACCTTATTACCCTAAATCCCCAGTCAatgtctggaaaaaaaaaaaaaaaaaagagaacgtaGATTAATGTGAGACAGTTTTGCAGTGAATGGCTTACCTTCCTCGGAGTAGCAGGCAGTGTCAGACCACACCAGCGGCTCCTTGTTGATGGGGCAGAAGAGTATCCCGTCCATGTCCACACATTTGTAGTGCCACTTGCCTTCGTAAAAGAACGGGAACTGGCACTCGGGCTCTTTCGGTTTGTCTTTCCAGtctgaaaaggagaaataactGCCCATTCATTGTGGATTAACTCTAACTATTattgtttactttgttttatcatattttactttattgttttctttttggtagTGATTGCAACCAACTTCTTTTGttgcattactttttttccccgtgCATATAATATCACGCTACTATCCCTCGACCACCTCGAGGAGAATAGGTACAAGACTTGGGTAATCCGAAGAGGTGTGACCTTATAACCAGATGTGCTAATCTTCTCAGTAATGATTATATAAGTTCTATTTATACAAATctgaagataagtgtcttgaaaccttcctcttgagaCAGTTCAAGTCAAAGAcgggaagaaatacagaagcaggcagcgaGTTCCAGAAATGTAAATAGTTTCATctaccagtgagagagagagactgaggtaACTCTATATCAACACTATTACCTCTCTCGAGCTTCCTGACGTGATCGGCGTAGGTCCAGGAGGGCAGCGAGGCTTTCCACACTCCCCGTCGCATGCTGGTTCGCCACGACAAGCCCTGCCCACTGCCGGGAACACGTACCCTTTGACTTCACCACGAATTTGAAAATTTAGTCATATTTTGTCATCCTTATTTTCTAcatgcttatttattttatatgagAGGGGATCTTTTCTAGGATAACAAAGAGCATAAGAAAGGCCCACAGGTGTCAGTCCCTGAAGAGTATACTctgaaataattataaaaaatctAAGGTGTCTTATTTATCACACTTGACGTTAGGACGAGCTGAAGTGTTCTTAATTGTTTGCTCAGCGTATTCATAGAAATAATCGCCTTCTTTTAGTTATATGTAGTTTTTATAGagattttaataatattcacgCATGACATGCAGTCACGTCTGCATGTTTCATAGTTAATTACACAAAGAGGTGCCACTAGGTCGATGCCATGTCTGTCAGTGCCACTCCGAATCAGAGATCGTGAAATGTTATCCCGTGAATGTAAAGAAGGACACCAAATACGAGCCAGATTCACGGAGCGGGGAATGACAGAACGAAAGCTGCAGACACGGTGACAGTAAAGAAGAGTGACAGTAAATAGGTCATTGGAAACACGAACCAGACAcatgaagagaggaatgataaGACGAACGCTGCAAACATGGTGACCAGCTTCCTACCGGCGCCCATCTCCTTCCTGTAGAGGAGACGAGACCTGTTAGAACAtaaggacaaaagaaaataagggaagctgcaagaagccatcagacctacacgtggcaatacCTGTaggaaacatacctacctatttcctcctatcatcccaatccataaatttgtctagtcttcttttaaaactcTCTAATGACTCTGCACTAACATATTAtgtctcattcattttattcaaCGATATCGTCGATTATGCATCTCGCAAGCTACAGGGTTGAAGTACTGGAACCTAACCAATCACTTTCGTCCAAAGCTTGTGTTGGTGACGTCACTAGTTGAGCACTGTCTTCTTCAAGATGTCTTGATTACACAAGTCACCAGTTGTGGCTGGAGAATTGTATTATATAAGTGTCTTAGAAAttccctttccttatcattACTCTtggacagattaacgagatttctacattattggcAGAAGAAAGCTTGGGAACCCGgcaagtcatctctgtggccttagaaaaaagttgtggtgagagagcagggTTCGGAATGTTCACCTAAGGACTGTATTCTTGAAGATTTGGGCGCCTTATCTCTATCAACATCAACAGTCTATAATGGAAGTTGTaaagattttcaagagtgttttcatgattacagGGATAAATTAACTAGGATTATACATTATGATTGAGAAAAACATCCATAGAAACCTGACttaccatctctgtggccttcaaAAAATTTCATGATGAGAGGacagtgtttaagaatacgacacacacacacacacacacacacacacacacggtcccaCAGTCCCACAgtcccatattctgaaactttttttctctctctctctctttcataaggacacttttcaaagaccacaaaggTAATTAAATCGGGTTTTTACGGATCTTTTTCTCACAGATGCAGAATCCATATCAAACGATTaccacaatcatgaaaacatccttgacaAGCCCatgtaacttccactagacctGTTATAAACCAAGATAAAACTATGAGATGTTTTGATGTACTAACCAGACTGCGCGGCGAAGGCCAGACCGCACACACTGCAGGTGACACCCACAGCCTTCACTGACACGCTGATGCACTGATGCTCTGTAGATGTCGCTCAGAACTCCCGTAGACAGAGCGGAAGACCTtggtattcttaaacatctcagcgttttggaccatattctgaaacacttctacgccgCATCCCAACTACTTCGGAAAGACTATCTGAAACTACAcgattttttaagtttttttttttttgagggggggtTCTAGTGAccgattaacaagatttctacgctATTAACtagaaaaacactcttgagaacccggctaatcaccaatgtggcctttgaaaacaattgtggtgagagagcagtgcGTTTTAGAATACAGGCCATTATCCAGGCTACGGATGCGATGGAAGTTGTAGGGGTGAATTGCAAGAGTGTTTCATGGTCT
The Scylla paramamosain isolate STU-SP2022 chromosome 3, ASM3559412v1, whole genome shotgun sequence genome window above contains:
- the LOC135095804 gene encoding mucin-2-like isoform X3; the encoded protein is MGAGRKLVTMFAAFVLSFLSSCVCGQGLSWRTSMRRGVWKASLPSWTYADHVRKLERDWKDKPKEPECQFPFFYEGKWHYKCVDMDGILFCPINKEPLVWSDTACYSEEAKATTDQRCIMPFELGGEKYEKCIELSTGDWCLVPDDEGYSGLEWSTEACEEYKKMTSTSSTASTTTTTTTSTTTTTTTTTTTTTTTTTTTTTTTTTTTTTTTTTTTTTTTTPTTTTTTTTTTTPTTTTTTTTTTTTTTTTTTTTTPTTTTTTPTTTTTTTTTTTTTTTTTTTTTTTTITTTTTTPTTTTTTTTTTPTTTTTTTPTTTTTTTTTTTTTTTTTTTTITTTTTTTTTTTTTTTTTTTTTTPTTTTTTTPITITTTTTTTTTTTAPTTTTTTTTTTTPTTITTTTTTTTTTSTTTTTTTTSTTPTTTTTTTTSIITASTYIPKCPECHVCLYSSGSFSRPFPVIQYPPSASDPDWDTRYRYPRSVTQYDAQSHPRTADSLSVHSRSLNWPPFLPHPPKPDVSPCPPCPCYSFTSSPDVYYTLPGPPSVPFTTTPPSVPCYTFPTPSSPPCYLFRISTSEPVPCFTFPVPPPPHCYTFPTPSPPHCYTFSTPTPSPPTCYTFPTPTSSPPHCYTFPTPSPPHCYTFPTPTPSLPTCYTFPTPTSSSPTCYTFPTPSPPHCYTFPSPTPSPPHCFTFSTPSPPHCYTFPTPSPPHCYTFPSPTPSPPHCYTFPSPTLSPPTCYTFPTPTSSPPHCYTFPTPSPPHCYTFPTPSPPHCYTFPTPTLSPPTCYTFPTPTLSPPTCYTFPTPTPSPPHCYTFPTPSLPHCYTFPTPTLSPPTCYTFPTPTFSLPTFYTFPTPTSSPSTCYSFPTPTPSPPTCYTFPTPTFSPPTCYTFPTPTSSPPHCYTFPTPSPPHCYTFPSPTPSPPHCYTFPTPSPPHCYTFPTPTLSPPTCYTFPTPTPSLPTFYTFPTPTSSPSTCYTFPTPTPSPPTCYTFPTPTPSPPHCYTFPTPTSPHCYTFPSPTPSPPHCYTFPTPSPPHCYTFPTPTPFPPTCYTFPTPTPSPPHCYTFPTPTPPHYYTFPSPTPSPPHCYTFPTPSPPHCYTFPSPTPSPPHCYTFPTPTPSPLPCYTFPAFPTRTSFSPAHFLYRRTLTGSPLHPTDHHSTLHAYVHLPNHPQPLQMNCYSYPSNSHIMCYPSSSHPQVLCHPYPTQPPVTCYPFPTAYPKSSTRPFNSSPPQLSTTTLPLLHMWPPFLTHAPISPQTTPLFTPLLNMWPPFLTRPRPPKPTQLTPTVPTPLQMWPPFFTPAPSHVWSPFITQAPSSANCLDCIPPYPKGPGRVGMYVPKCVFPFKWRNITYQGCTAADSDQPWCATMVTASREPIASMYCFVDPLHDPAPSRPSPRLSPGRHTPICLFPFAWRDTIHRQCTTQDRAVPWCATMLSYSHEPLHSIYCTDPLQVPQPSVQPPIMSGGEASLHCVPTFRYKDIEYSGCTAADREVPWCAVEVNEEKEPVASIYCSYNHEFDPYPNQSPPGARIAAVGLDACKFPFLWREHEYRECIAMDAEAPWCPTRLTETRWPSSSAYCKDHLRGPLPTRAAPSIHLFTVDFEACILPFVYKGVSYHTCTRMDAHAPWCATSVNAKGFVKKSRYCIDLDDWELNHSNKPPPVQEEDDNKMQCTFPFYYNGKIYNQCTAVHSSFAWCAVKTNQHHEPMMIAACTKDSNVMKRNEILPAIRRGDNTTILPLPPPFPVSDGATMTLHNGPCVFPFKYKGREYHQCACEDAEACWCPTALTDTGEPAVSDYCRDTLPAAPPLKPPPSRGE
- the LOC135095804 gene encoding mucin-2-like isoform X1 produces the protein MASCSFPYFLLSLCSNRSRLLYRKEMGAGRKLVTMFAAFVLSFLSSCVCGQGLSWRTSMRRGVWKASLPSWTYADHVRKLERDWKDKPKEPECQFPFFYEGKWHYKCVDMDGILFCPINKEPLVWSDTACYSEEAKATTDQRCIMPFELGGEKYEKCIELSTGDWCLVPDDEGYSGLEWSTEACEEYKKMTSTSSTASTTTTTTTSTTTTTTTTTTTTTTTTTTTTTTTTTTTTTTTTTTTTTTTTPTTTTTTTTTTTPTTTTTTTTTTTTTTTTTTTTTPTTTTTTPTTTTTTTTTTTTTTTTTTTTTTTTITTTTTTPTTTTTTTTTTPTTTTTTTPTTTTTTTTTTTTTTTTTTTTITTTTTTTTTTTTTTTTTTTTTTPTTTTTTTPITITTTTTTTTTTTAPTTTTTTTTTTTPTTITTTTTTTTTTSTTTTTTTTSTTPTTTTTTTTSIITASTYIPKCPECHVCLYSSGSFSRPFPVIQYPPSASDPDWDTRYRYPRSVTQYDAQSHPRTADSLSVHSRSLNWPPFLPHPPKPDVSPCPPCPCYSFTSSPDVYYTLPGPPSVPFTTTPPSVPCYTFPTPSSPPCYLFRISTSEPVPCFTFPVPPPPHCYTFPTPSPPHCYTFSTPTPSPPTCYTFPTPTSSPPHCYTFPTPSPPHCYTFPTPTPSLPTCYTFPTPTSSSPTCYTFPTPSPPHCYTFPSPTPSPPHCFTFSTPSPPHCYTFPTPSPPHCYTFPSPTPSPPHCYTFPSPTLSPPTCYTFPTPTSSPPHCYTFPTPSPPHCYTFPTPSPPHCYTFPTPTLSPPTCYTFPTPTLSPPTCYTFPTPTPSPPHCYTFPTPSLPHCYTFPTPTLSPPTCYTFPTPTFSLPTFYTFPTPTSSPSTCYSFPTPTPSPPTCYTFPTPTFSPPTCYTFPTPTSSPPHCYTFPTPSPPHCYTFPSPTPSPPHCYTFPTPSPPHCYTFPTPTLSPPTCYTFPTPTPSLPTFYTFPTPTSSPSTCYTFPTPTPSPPTCYTFPTPTPSPPHCYTFPTPTSPHCYTFPSPTPSPPHCYTFPTPSPPHCYTFPTPTPFPPTCYTFPTPTPSPPHCYTFPTPTPPHYYTFPSPTPSPPHCYTFPTPSPPHCYTFPSPTPSPPHCYTFPTPTPSPLPCYTFPAFPTRTSFSPAHFLYRRTLTGSPLHPTDHHSTLHAYVHLPNHPQPLQMNCYSYPSNSHIMCYPSSSHPQVLCHPYPTQPPVTCYPFPTAYPKSSTRPFNSSPPQLSTTTLPLLHMWPPFLTHAPISPQTTPLFTPLLNMWPPFLTRPRPPKPTQLTPTVPTPLQMWPPFFTPAPSHVWSPFITQAPSSANCLDCIPPYPKGPGRVGMYVPKCVFPFKWRNITYQGCTAADSDQPWCATMVTASREPIASMYCFVDPLHDPAPSRPSPRLSPGRHTPICLFPFAWRDTIHRQCTTQDRAVPWCATMLSYSHEPLHSIYCTDPLQVPQPSVQPPIMSGGEASLHCVPTFRYKDIEYSGCTAADREVPWCAVEVNEEKEPVASIYCSYNHEFDPYPNQSPPGARIAAVGLDACKFPFLWREHEYRECIAMDAEAPWCPTRLTETRWPSSSAYCKDHLRGPLPTRAAPSIHLFTVDFEACILPFVYKGVSYHTCTRMDAHAPWCATSVNAKGFVKKSRYCIDLDDWELNHSNKPPPVQEEDDNKMQCTFPFYYNGKIYNQCTAVHSSFAWCAVKTNQHHEPMMIAACTKDSNVMKRNEILPAIRRGDNTTILPLPPPFPVSDGATMTLHNGPCVFPFKYKGREYHQCACEDAEACWCPTALTDTGEPAVSDYCRDTLPAAPPLKPPPSRGE